Proteins from a single region of Corynebacterium casei LMG S-19264:
- a CDS encoding MFS transporter — protein sequence MTSTTTTKDVSRRERRRVLAATTIGTAIEWYDYFLYAAVAGLVFNQVMFGPLEGGMASIIAFLTVGISFLFRPLGAFLAGHYGDRLGRRFVLMVTLFAMGGATTLIGLLPTYDTLGYWAPLLLILLRIIQGISAGGEWGSAVLLAVEHAPKEKRGLFGAGPQIGVPIGLLLSSGVLSIMNWIAPGDAFMEWGWRVPFLLSVVLVAVGYFVRMGVDESPVFEEMAERKEVEAENPAKVLFKKFTPLVIVAALVFAGNGTVGYMTTGGYIQSYASDPNGPVGLERGDVLNAVTLSAVTWMLFTLFAGFISDKIGRRTTYLIGFALQAIAAAALFPLVNTANLGLLYFALIALTIGLGLTYGQQSAMYAELFPASIRASGVSITYALGSVLGGAFAPMIAAALVEATGSTTAVSIYLVSACVIGFICAFLLRERKGIPLASDHEEEQSKNHFIFSKN from the coding sequence ATGACCTCGACCACCACAACCAAAGACGTTTCGCGTCGCGAGCGCCGCAGAGTCCTCGCGGCAACCACCATCGGCACAGCCATCGAGTGGTACGACTACTTCCTCTACGCGGCAGTCGCTGGCCTGGTCTTTAACCAGGTCATGTTCGGTCCCCTTGAAGGCGGAATGGCCAGCATTATTGCCTTTTTGACCGTGGGCATTTCCTTCCTCTTCCGCCCCTTGGGCGCATTTCTAGCTGGGCACTATGGTGACCGTCTGGGCCGCCGCTTCGTCCTCATGGTGACCTTGTTTGCCATGGGTGGCGCAACCACCTTGATCGGTTTACTTCCCACCTATGACACGCTGGGATATTGGGCACCATTGCTGCTCATCCTGCTGCGCATTATTCAAGGCATTTCAGCCGGCGGCGAATGGGGCTCCGCGGTATTGCTCGCGGTGGAACACGCACCGAAGGAAAAGCGCGGATTGTTCGGCGCGGGCCCCCAGATTGGTGTACCAATCGGCCTTCTGCTGTCCTCGGGCGTTTTGTCCATCATGAACTGGATTGCCCCCGGCGATGCCTTCATGGAATGGGGCTGGCGCGTACCATTCCTGCTCTCAGTCGTGCTGGTAGCGGTTGGCTACTTCGTCCGCATGGGCGTTGATGAGTCCCCCGTCTTCGAAGAGATGGCTGAGCGCAAGGAAGTGGAAGCAGAAAACCCAGCCAAGGTGCTGTTTAAGAAGTTCACCCCGCTGGTTATCGTCGCAGCTCTCGTTTTCGCTGGTAACGGCACCGTGGGTTACATGACCACCGGCGGCTACATCCAGTCCTACGCTTCCGACCCGAATGGCCCAGTCGGTCTTGAACGCGGCGACGTTCTCAACGCCGTCACCCTATCTGCAGTGACCTGGATGTTGTTTACCCTGTTTGCCGGATTCATCTCTGACAAGATTGGCCGCCGCACCACCTACCTGATTGGCTTCGCGCTGCAGGCAATTGCTGCCGCCGCGTTGTTCCCATTGGTCAACACCGCCAACCTCGGCCTGTTGTACTTCGCACTCATCGCCCTGACCATCGGCCTGGGCCTGACCTATGGCCAGCAATCCGCCATGTACGCCGAGCTTTTCCCGGCCTCCATCCGCGCCAGCGGTGTTTCCATCACCTACGCGCTCGGCTCAGTCTTGGGTGGCGCTTTTGCCCCAATGATTGCCGCTGCCCTGGTGGAAGCCACCGGCTCTACCACTGCTGTATCCATCTACCTGGTCAGCGCCTGTGTCATCGGCTTCATCTGCGCCTTCCTCCTGCGTGAGCGCAAGGGCATCCCACTAGCATCCGACCACGAAGAAGAGCAGTCCAAGAACCACTTCATTTTCAGCAAGAACTAA
- a CDS encoding GntR family transcriptional regulator, producing the protein MATQTISKSKAETAYAWIRERIRTREYEPGYRLVLSTIAEALEVSVVPVREAIRQLEAEGLVTYERNVGARVSTYNQDVYFETMETIAVLEGRATALSAPLLETEDLAQARAVNQKMRDLLEDFDPIEFTQLNKAFHRVLFGKCPNARLVQLLFDEWENLEYFRVSTFRYVPQRAQDSVEEHERLVALIEAKADKFYIEAQARNHRLETSTTYRQRLNAENTADKDN; encoded by the coding sequence ATGGCGACGCAAACAATTAGCAAGTCGAAGGCGGAAACGGCCTACGCGTGGATTCGGGAAAGAATCCGAACCCGCGAATATGAGCCCGGATATCGCCTGGTGCTTTCCACGATTGCGGAGGCGCTGGAAGTCAGCGTCGTCCCTGTGCGAGAGGCCATCCGGCAGCTGGAGGCAGAGGGCCTAGTCACCTACGAGCGCAATGTGGGCGCCCGGGTTTCTACCTACAACCAGGATGTGTACTTCGAAACCATGGAGACCATCGCCGTATTGGAAGGCAGGGCCACCGCCTTGTCCGCCCCGCTGTTAGAAACAGAGGATTTGGCGCAGGCGCGGGCGGTGAACCAGAAGATGCGCGATTTGCTCGAGGATTTCGATCCGATTGAGTTCACACAATTAAATAAAGCTTTTCATCGAGTGTTGTTTGGCAAGTGCCCGAACGCCAGGTTGGTGCAGTTGCTTTTCGATGAATGGGAGAACCTCGAGTACTTCCGCGTTTCCACCTTCAGGTATGTGCCGCAAAGGGCGCAGGACTCCGTGGAAGAGCACGAGAGGTTGGTTGCACTCATCGAAGCAAAAGCAGACAAGTTCTACATCGAAGCCCAGGCCCGTAACCACCGACTTGAAACCTCCACCACCTACCGTCAGCGCTTGAATGCGGAAAACACCGCAGACAAAGACAACTAG
- a CDS encoding fumarylacetoacetate hydrolase family protein: MAVPSFLPDFPGKMIAVHVAFESRAAQRGRRPKYPSYFIKATSTLAESGGVVERPAGTELLAFEGEVALIIGKPARNVPLENAWDHVAYVTASNDIGLYDYRAQDKGSNTRSKSRDGYTPIGPDLIDAQTIDPKGLRLRTWVNGEIVQEDGTSDEDLIFPLAQFVADLSQHMTLETGDIILTGTPAGSTVIVPGDMVEVEVDVPGGVTSGRLKTTVTEIEASFDPAVGQLPNVDDKQREDAFGDRESAGLPPVEDKQKLPSALKAKLQAAPTAGLSAQLRNRGNVDCFIERVFPQTTGTKLVGVARTLRFIPFREDLFQSHGGGLNEQKAVFDSVREDEVIVIEARGTREAGTLGDILALRAQANKAAGVVTDGAVRDYEEVKRIGLPVFSQGPHPSVLGRKHVPWDSDITIACGGAAVQPGDIIVGDDDGVLVIPRDIAEEVVDAALKKEHEDEWVAAQIAKGASLDGMFPPTGKNKEAYLAYVESNPVPNPAENVAESDGDANN, translated from the coding sequence GTGGCCGTTCCTTCGTTCCTCCCGGATTTTCCGGGCAAAATGATCGCTGTCCATGTGGCATTTGAGTCCCGTGCGGCACAACGCGGACGCCGGCCTAAGTATCCGAGCTACTTCATCAAGGCAACCAGCACTCTCGCCGAATCAGGCGGAGTTGTTGAGCGTCCAGCTGGCACTGAGTTGCTGGCGTTTGAAGGTGAAGTCGCTTTGATCATCGGCAAGCCTGCGCGCAATGTCCCCCTTGAAAATGCGTGGGATCACGTCGCCTACGTGACCGCCTCCAATGATATTGGTTTGTATGACTACCGCGCGCAGGACAAGGGATCTAACACCCGCTCCAAGTCGCGTGACGGCTACACCCCGATTGGTCCAGATCTGATTGATGCGCAGACGATTGACCCTAAGGGTCTGCGTCTGCGCACCTGGGTCAACGGTGAAATTGTCCAGGAAGATGGCACCTCGGATGAGGACCTCATTTTCCCACTCGCACAGTTTGTGGCTGACCTTTCTCAGCACATGACCTTGGAAACCGGCGATATTATTTTGACCGGTACCCCAGCGGGCTCCACCGTCATCGTCCCAGGTGACATGGTTGAGGTTGAAGTTGATGTCCCAGGTGGCGTGACTTCGGGCCGTTTGAAGACCACCGTTACTGAGATTGAAGCATCATTTGACCCGGCTGTTGGTCAGCTTCCAAATGTGGACGACAAGCAGCGCGAGGATGCTTTCGGTGACCGTGAATCTGCTGGTCTTCCACCAGTTGAAGATAAGCAGAAACTGCCATCTGCGCTGAAGGCAAAGCTGCAGGCAGCGCCAACAGCTGGTCTGTCGGCGCAGTTGCGCAACCGCGGCAACGTGGACTGCTTCATTGAAAGGGTCTTCCCACAGACCACCGGCACCAAGCTGGTCGGCGTGGCTCGCACTCTGCGTTTCATCCCCTTCCGCGAGGACCTGTTTCAGTCCCACGGCGGCGGCCTGAATGAGCAAAAGGCAGTCTTTGATTCCGTGCGCGAAGATGAAGTCATTGTCATCGAAGCTCGTGGCACGCGCGAGGCCGGCACCTTGGGTGACATCCTGGCATTGCGGGCGCAGGCCAACAAGGCTGCTGGCGTGGTCACTGATGGCGCGGTGCGTGATTATGAAGAAGTAAAGCGCATTGGCCTTCCGGTATTCAGTCAGGGTCCACACCCATCAGTGCTGGGACGCAAGCATGTGCCATGGGATTCCGACATCACCATCGCTTGTGGCGGAGCAGCCGTGCAGCCGGGCGACATCATCGTCGGTGATGATGACGGTGTGCTGGTCATCCCACGTGATATCGCCGAAGAGGTTGTGGACGCAGCCTTGAAGAAGGAACACGAGGATGAGTGGGTTGCAGCCCAGATCGCCAAGGGCGCAAGCCTGGACGGCATGTTCCCGCCAACCGGTAAGAACAAGGAAGCCTACCTGGCTTATGTTGAGTCCAACCCGGTGCCGAATCCAGCTGAGAATGTAGCTGAGTCCGATGGCGACGCAAACAATTAG
- the hpaD gene encoding 3,4-dihydroxyphenylacetate 2,3-dioxygenase: MTEVQAPDILRCAYMEIVVTDLAKSREFYVDVLGLVVTEEDDNEIYLRSMEEFIHHNIVLKKGPEAAIGVFSYRVRTPEDVDAAEAFYKNLGCRTERNKDGFVKGIGDSVRVEDPLGFPYEFFYEVDHVERLAWRYELYSPGALVRLDHFNQVTPDVPKAEKYMEDLGFRVTEAIRDDKGTTYAAWMRRKPTVHDTAMTGGDGPRMHHIAFATHEKHNILAICDKLGALRRSDAIERGPGRHGVSNAFYLYLRDPDGHRVEIYTQDYYTGDPDNPVVVWDVHDNQRRDWWGTPVVPSWYTDASRVLDLDGNLVPLVERTDASELEETIGADGFSYTRSDEGEESMPEWKQGEYKLGNQL; the protein is encoded by the coding sequence ATGACTGAAGTACAAGCCCCAGATATTCTGCGCTGCGCATACATGGAGATCGTTGTTACCGACTTGGCAAAGTCCCGCGAGTTCTACGTGGACGTTCTCGGCCTCGTTGTTACCGAAGAAGACGACAATGAGATCTACCTGCGCTCCATGGAAGAATTCATTCACCACAACATCGTGCTGAAGAAGGGCCCTGAAGCCGCCATCGGCGTATTCAGCTACCGCGTTCGCACCCCAGAAGATGTGGATGCAGCGGAAGCTTTCTACAAGAACCTTGGCTGCCGTACCGAGCGCAACAAGGATGGCTTTGTCAAGGGCATCGGTGACTCCGTCCGTGTGGAAGACCCACTGGGCTTTCCTTATGAGTTCTTCTACGAGGTAGACCACGTAGAGCGCCTCGCGTGGCGCTACGAGCTCTACAGCCCAGGTGCTTTGGTTCGTCTGGACCACTTCAACCAGGTGACCCCTGATGTTCCTAAGGCTGAGAAGTACATGGAAGACTTGGGCTTCCGCGTCACCGAAGCTATTCGTGACGACAAGGGCACCACCTACGCTGCATGGATGCGCCGCAAGCCAACCGTGCATGACACCGCGATGACCGGTGGCGATGGCCCTCGTATGCACCACATTGCATTCGCAACGCACGAGAAGCACAACATCTTGGCTATCTGTGACAAGCTCGGCGCACTGCGTCGCTCGGATGCAATTGAGCGTGGCCCTGGCCGCCACGGTGTCTCCAACGCTTTCTACCTCTACCTGCGCGATCCAGACGGACACCGCGTGGAAATCTACACCCAGGACTACTACACCGGGGATCCTGACAACCCAGTTGTTGTCTGGGACGTGCACGATAACCAGCGCCGTGACTGGTGGGGCACCCCAGTTGTACCTTCTTGGTACACCGACGCATCCCGCGTTCTGGACCTGGACGGCAACCTCGTTCCACTGGTGGAGCGCACGGATGCTTCCGAGCTGGAAGAGACCATCGGCGCAGACGGTTTCTCCTACACTCGTTCTGACGAGGGAGAAGAGTCCATGCCAGAGTGGAAGCAGGGCGAATACAAGCTGGGCAACCAGCTTTAA
- the hpaE gene encoding 5-carboxymethyl-2-hydroxymuconate semialdehyde dehydrogenase, giving the protein MTNNDAAKPQDLPEKILHYINGEFVPSVDGDEFEVIDPVTNQTYIKAASGKPEDIDKAVAAANDAFKNGPWSSMLPRERARVLDKIADVVESRAEVLAAWESFDSGLPITQATGQAKRAAENFRFFSDLIVAQADDAYKVPGRQINYVNRKPIGVAGLITPWNTPFMLESWKLAPALATGNSVVLKPAEFTPLSAQLWAGIFEEAGLPKGVFNLVNGFGEEGYAGDPLVKHPDVPLISFTGESRTGQIIFGNAAPYLKGLSMELGGKSPAIVFDDADLDTAIDATIFGVFSLNGERCTAGSRILVQRGVYDEFVERYAAQAKRVKVGLPSDPKTEVGALVHPEHYEKVTSYIEIGKQEAKLVAGGERPEEFPEGNFVQPTVFVDVDPEARIFQEEIFGPVVAITPFDTDEEALELANNTKYGLAAYIWTSDLKRSHNFAQNVEAGMVWLNSNNVRDLRTPFGGVKASGLGHEGGYRSIDFYTDQQAVHINLGEVHNPVFGKQTD; this is encoded by the coding sequence ATGACTAATAATGATGCTGCAAAGCCACAGGACCTGCCAGAGAAAATTCTTCACTACATCAACGGTGAGTTTGTTCCATCCGTCGACGGTGATGAGTTCGAGGTCATCGACCCAGTCACCAACCAGACCTACATCAAGGCCGCCTCCGGTAAGCCAGAAGACATCGACAAGGCAGTCGCCGCGGCTAACGATGCCTTCAAGAACGGCCCTTGGTCCTCCATGCTTCCTCGTGAGCGTGCCCGCGTGCTGGACAAGATTGCAGACGTCGTGGAATCCCGCGCTGAGGTTCTCGCAGCCTGGGAGTCTTTCGACTCCGGTCTGCCCATCACCCAGGCCACTGGCCAGGCAAAGCGTGCCGCGGAAAACTTCCGTTTCTTCTCTGACCTGATTGTCGCGCAGGCCGATGATGCCTACAAGGTGCCAGGCCGCCAAATCAACTACGTTAACCGCAAGCCAATCGGCGTCGCGGGTCTGATTACCCCATGGAACACGCCGTTCATGCTGGAGTCCTGGAAGCTTGCACCTGCTTTGGCTACCGGTAACTCCGTTGTGCTCAAGCCAGCAGAGTTCACTCCGCTGTCCGCTCAGCTGTGGGCTGGCATCTTCGAAGAAGCAGGCCTGCCAAAGGGCGTATTCAACCTGGTCAACGGCTTCGGTGAAGAAGGCTACGCTGGTGACCCACTGGTGAAGCACCCAGATGTTCCACTGATTTCTTTCACCGGCGAATCCCGCACCGGCCAGATCATCTTCGGCAACGCAGCGCCTTACCTCAAGGGCCTGTCCATGGAACTCGGCGGCAAGTCCCCAGCTATCGTCTTCGATGACGCTGACTTGGACACCGCGATTGATGCCACCATCTTCGGTGTATTCTCCCTCAACGGTGAGCGTTGCACCGCTGGTTCCCGCATCTTGGTTCAGCGCGGCGTCTACGACGAGTTCGTTGAGCGCTACGCAGCACAGGCTAAGCGCGTCAAGGTTGGCCTGCCATCTGACCCTAAGACTGAGGTTGGCGCACTGGTTCACCCGGAGCACTACGAGAAGGTCACTTCTTACATTGAAATCGGCAAGCAGGAAGCAAAGCTGGTTGCTGGCGGCGAGCGCCCAGAGGAGTTCCCAGAGGGCAACTTTGTTCAGCCAACCGTCTTCGTCGACGTTGACCCAGAAGCACGCATCTTCCAGGAAGAAATCTTCGGCCCAGTCGTAGCCATCACCCCATTCGATACCGATGAAGAAGCTCTTGAGCTGGCCAACAACACCAAGTACGGCCTGGCTGCGTACATCTGGACTTCTGATCTGAAGCGCTCCCACAACTTCGCACAGAACGTTGAAGCCGGCATGGTCTGGTTGAACTCCAACAACGTACGTGACCTGCGCACCCCATTCGGTGGCGTCAAGGCATCCGGTCTGGGGCATGAGGGTGGCTACCGCTCCATCGACTTCTACACCGACCAGCAGGCTGTTCACATCAACTTAGGCGAAGTCCACAATCCAGTCTTCGGCAAGCAGACTGACTAA